DNA from Poecilia reticulata strain Guanapo unplaced genomic scaffold, Guppy_female_1.0+MT scaffold_473, whole genome shotgun sequence:
aagattttcaataaaaatatttttagtagaAAACCTTGCATGAAAATACAATCTTCTAGACCCTTGAATCACACTGTCagctgtctgtgtctgtgtgtctgtcctgcagctggaggaggagctgctgggcCTGCAGAAGAAACTCAAAGGAGTAGAAGATGAACTGGACAAATACTCTGAGTCTCTGAAGGATGcccaggagaagctggagcaaGCAGAGAAAAAGGCAGCGGATGTGAGTGCTAGTACAGTACAGTACAGTGGATTGCAGACAACTGTTACTGAATGTTTAGTAAACTTTCTTAAGCTGgtcttttgttaaaaaaaaacaaacaaacaggactCTGGTTACAGACACAGCTCAGCATGATTTACAAATTTTGACCATTTCCTATTTACCGCCACAGAACTTCCCATAATATCTATGATGTAACGATTAGTTCCTGTAAAAACTGCTGATTCCTCCTGCTGCAGACAGCAACTGCATAGATGGCATCAGAACAAACAATACCGTCAACAATAAGGTCACCATCATAACTTGTTGAATAAGATAGGAGGACCCTGAAAGTCTAGATAGTTCCAGTTGCAACAACATTTATGCGATTTCCCTTTGGAATGAATAAACCTTTATCAGTTTGatctgaactgaaataaaataaaatactggaATTATACTGTCTGCAGCAAAATAGTTGGCATGTTAACAGGTTTGGTTatctgtaaattaaataaattaacattattttgaaattataacGGGGGAACTTTCCGGAgcggttgccatggaaacgccGTGACGCCGTTAGGGAAGTTTGGTGCTGAACTTTCACAGAATGGCGACCTTGACATCCATAGACGCTGTTAGGAGGAAAAtccagaacctgcagcagcaggctTACGAGGCGGAGGACCGGGCCGAACTCTTCCACATGGAGGCGGACATGGAGAGGCAGGCCAGAGAGAGGGTAACCACCGGGGCCGGACCGTCCGGCCTCCAGGGGGCGCTGCTCGGTCACTCGCTCATTTATTCGCCATTAGGTTTGAGGGCCAACATTATTTTCGACCTGatcattaatcattttaattcaaatggtCTAACTCTATAGTGTCGTCACAGCCGGTCTGCTCTATTTGTAAACCGGCGCGCCGAGAGCGGCGGTGGCGCTCAGACAGATCAGCGGATTGTAAAGTAACATTTGAAGTAACATTTGATTCAGTTAGCAGCaaaggagtttaaaatgaataataataataataaaaacagccaggcagcagaaacaaaaccacacaACACTGAgattttctgtacatttatgCATTCATTGGATTTTTCATCAATGACTGAACTGTAACTTAAAGGTATTACAGGAAgagaacacaaacaaacatgttacgTTATGAAGTGATGACACACTATTGATCAAAATGCATATTGTTAATGATCAGATTTTCAACCTTTCCCTACCTTTGAATTTGCTACTTGTTTGAGacaataatattttgtttacaatCACATTCTGAAAAGACAATTTATTAGAAACTCAGTTTAACTTAACAAAGTCAATGTTCAGCTTTTATTCTGGTGAAGAAAATATTAACCTATACCTGTAAAAGAGCCCAAAGtctttaatagaaataaagagGCATCTTCTCATTTGTTCAGACATTTGAGCTCCCAAAGGTGAGCTGCTCAGAATGTTTCTCAGCAAATAGGGAGAAAGAGGTTAGAAACTGATTCTTGGAGGATATTGATTTTGTTGGATATCAGGGTCTATTTGTTATTTAGGGTCACTGTTCTTCTTTACTGAGGCTTGAACAGAGTTTTTCTGTTCCTGCAGGCAGAGGCAGAGGTGGCGTCTCTGAATAGACGCATCcagctggtggaggaggagtTGGACCGAGCTCAGGAGAGGCTAGCTACTGCTCTGCAGAAGCTGGAGGAGGCAGAGAAAGCTGCAGATGAAAGCGAGAGGTGAAGAGCTTCCTGTTGCTCTGCTCTTATCACTATtctttacttttgctttttaacttatttatctGGGACCAAgcaatacaaaatatttagtcagGTTCTatagtttaaaaattaaagtacaTTGCATCACTGGtacaaattaaatcagaaataaaacaccaaGTAATAAAAGTGCGACTGGAGCCGGTTGTCTGACCTGTAAACACAGAATGTGAAATGTTTAGGTTTTTTGTGGTAGAGAGAGATTCATGCCAAGCTGGCGAATGCTGCACCATGTCCTACCTGACCAGCATTTATGTCTGTCCTTCTCTTCAGAGGAATGAAGGTGATAGAGAACAGAGCAACAAAAGATGAAGAGAAAATGGAAATCCAGGAGATGCAGCTGAAGGAGGCCAAACACATTGCTGAGGAGGCGGACCGTAAATATGAAGAGGTGGGACTAATTCTGCACATTCTTTCTGTTTAGAGTTTAACAAAGGATTTCATTTTAAGATGGAATTACAATTTTAGTATCACTTagacagtggcgcaaaaagtgggcaCGCAGGGtgtgcaacgcataggggcgcagcaccagagggggcgccaaaaccccgtctggagggggcagcgcgccgatgatgttttcctaTACACTTCaggcgccttacgctccttcacctcgcacacataacgaggtaaatgtagcgagttttaacCTTCACGCATCGTCGGCGTGGGGGGgttgagcgtcgctccttctcCTTCACCCTGCTGTTCCTTCCCTCggggaggggggagaggggggagaggggggagggcagtctatgttttcgcatccacctgaataatgtgtagttgcaccACTGCACTTAGAAATACTAATACCTCAAAATACCAAGCCCTGGCACCGCAGCAAGTCCACCTCTGAATggtacaaaacacaaaaatgaactgGCAACCCACTGATTACAGGACAAACTTCAACCACCAGCCAATTAAAGAGCTGCTAATTTAACATAATACCTCCAACTTCAGTTCTTCTGGCATCAGTTGGCATGTGAACCAGACAAGATTTGTGCTGCAGCTTGCAGTCAATGAGTCATCCAGCAAGTGTAAAGAGTTAGATGTGACGCCATCTCTTGATTTAGAATGGGACAAAGATTCAAACTACAACAGCAAATCTCTAACAGAAGGACTaaccaaagagaaacaaaactccACAATGgaccagttaaagtccagaaaCAGTTCTTAAACCTTAGAATTAAAAGaggatatttttcctttttaccctgtttttaaaattcagtaaATAGAATATAATTTCTTATTAACTTTGATCAGGATGAGGTCACAGCAAACAACTGGTTCTAAAAGTCAGAGTTGAGGTATCGTACTCAACAACATGAGCAGGTTTTGTGTTGAATGACATCAGGACTTGAATATATTTGCAGGTTGCACGTAAACTGGTGATTCTGGAAGGAGATCTGGAGCGCTCAGAGGAGCGAGCTGAGGTGGCTGAGGCGTAAGTATCATGATCACCTATAGTATGACCTGCAAACCAATTGGATCTGATTATGGTGGCCACacagataataaataaataaataaaaacttaacagTAGCAACTTTTTCTACAAATGGCAGGCTCCTTTAGGTGATTTGATTTCTGaatgtacatttgtttttatttgtagcattttttgTGTTCCTCCACTTTAACagtatgtaaaaatgttttgttgtgtttttgtgaaatgtgtCACTGCATGGAAAGCATGAATGCATTCTTGTTTCTGGTCTGACGCCTCGCCCCATCCTGGACTAAACCCCTAGGCGGGTCAGGGAGCTTGAACAGGAGCTCAGGCTTATGGACCAGAATTTGAAGTTGATGATGTGCGGTGAGGAAGAGGTATTTGATGCAGCCTGCACTAGCCTTCTCATCTCTGCTGGTCAATTCTgtttaatttgcatgttttctcttcctctccatcCTTTACTTAATACTTCATAAGTTTGTCTggtattaatatatttttttaattctgtatgAAAAGTTCTGgtcaaacaatatttttttacaaaatgaagatttacttttaataaCAATTGATTACCATGTGAGACACCATGCAGGCGCAGCTCaataatctatttttgtttgtcttcttaTGGCCACATTTAGTTTAAGatggttttattaaaacatttaactacaaatatggacacattttcttcaaatatctgacaaaaaaattttCAGATCAGTTTaactcagtttatttacataaaaccaattcacaacaaatacaTCCTAAATCGTTTATGTTCATTGCCATATCTACTGCAGGATATTGAGgagtacatttaatttttagctGAGGCTCTTCCAGGGTCTCCTGGCATGGGTGGAAGTCCTAGGAGTATGAGGGGGGGTTGGGTTGGGTTGGGACTCCCAATCTAGGAAAAGTCTAGAAtcttttctataaatattaCTTTCAAGATGAGATATTTATTTCTACCTACATGTTGGTTCTCAGCCATGATCCAGAAcatgaaagaaacagaaaaggttttaaaataaggCAGCTTaacaagttataatttaaataacacataacTTGTGTTGAGAGACATCGCAATAAGTCAGTGTtaatgaggaattttattaagtggTGTTACtcattaaaacttaattttgtttagagCATTAATTTTTTGAAACATGTAGCAGAGATCTGTTTTTGTATGCTATGTTTTGCCCAATGCtcaccaaaaatgtttattagatttattttgaatatttatgtaaCCTTTTCTCCAGACTCCCTGGTATTTTACTGAATCAATGGTTCCTCTGCATATTGCTGGACCTTAAACATTATATCCATTGTTTCCAAAGACAATATCATTTACTTCTTCTTAATTTAATAGTCAAATGtatctaatatttattttattttgacacatataaaaatgtttttggtccaTCAAATTGCATCTGGTTTGAGCTTCTCACCCGTTTCTGCCTTTCAAATTACTgccttttcttctgctgcttttcttctttcctaTGTTGTTCAGTAAATCAGCTGATCTTGAGGAAGAATTGAAAAATGTCACCAACAACTTGAAGTCCCTGGAAGCCCAGGCTGAGAAGGTACAGTGAGAGATGAGGAGGACTTTGCCGCTAACATGATTGATcaatgaaaaacatgcaaaatagcAAAGAACAACATGTCCATTCAACATCTGCATTGCTGGTTGAGTTGAGTTAAGATGGTAACGACAACATCACCAGAGAAAGATGGTGAGGTTGGTCTATGTTAGGTTGGTGGtagaaatgtgttgaaatgcTGGCAGGAACCAACACACGAGGGAGAAATAATTCCTGGTCACATTTCTGTTAATAATATACAAATGAAGTTAGGCAGTACAATGAAGACTTAGATAGTATGATTGTAACAATTTCTAGCTTAATGTTTCAATATCTTgttattttcttgcatttttctAGATACTCAAGTCAGtagagacaaaaaacaaaatcagatcaAGGCTTTTCCACATTGAaagctttatttctgtttctctgctgcttttaaagTTTAGGCTGGAAATGTCACTCCATGGAACTTTTTTGTTTatactttttgcttttgatttcaGTACTCACAAAAAGAGGACAAATATGAAGAAGAGATTAAAGTGCTGACAGAGAAGTTGAAGGAGGTGAGTATATTTATCCTTCTATTACTCTCCCTTTGTTGGTTGAGTTTAAATACtccaaaaacagttttgaaacaTGTCCCCTAAACCATGTATGCACAAATATAAATGTGCGTATATTTCTGCAGGCCTCTGAGATAATTTATTTCTAGCtgtctaaaaaaacaaattgaaattaagtcaaaataagacaaagatgATGGTAAAATGCAAATTTACCTTGGACTCCATGGTAGGACCAGTGTTTTATCATGGGAatactcaacaaaaaaaaaagaaacaaaaacagagcaatggAGTAATGGAGCATTTAGTATGTTAAGcgagccaaagagccacttttGGTTCTGGAGTTGCAGTTTGCAGACCCTAGATCCAGCAGATGAAAACTGTGATCCTGTCTCAGTATGACTTAGGGTTTGCATCAACAATCGACTAGTTGATTCTTTACTCTTCAGTGACATTTTACGGAGCTAGTCGACTAGTCGCAATTATgtgacaaaactgatttttcccAGAAGATGAACTAGGAGCCGTAAATTAGGAGCCCCTGTTGGGCCCTCTGATGACCGCAACAAGAAAATGGGCGGACATgacaagaagaaacattttaagccCTTCAGAGGCATTTATTATTAAAGTGATTGTCTAGGGGTAGTGTGCGGCAATTACACCTGTTTACACCGGGGTGTGCCCCCTTTGGCCTGGACCTCCATCTGGTGCAGATCTCCCTCAGTCATGGACTGGTTGGCCCCCACAGGTCTCAGCCTCTGCTCCCAAGTCTGATCAAGCGACGCCTCCACATGTGGTCCATCCAAACCACGAGCTGGCTCCCACACCTTGTCAAGCAACTGACGTACCCCACGCCGACTGGTTCTGGCTCCGGCTCCAGCCTCTGATCCTGGCCTCTGGCTTTCATCTGCTTCTGGGCCTGGATCTCTGGATCTAATTGTGGTCAATGTAATAATTTGACTCCTATCAGTGCAGCTATGTGAGCATATCAGATCATCAGCACCTGTTTCAGGTATTCAGCTCATTGAATTGAATAGCCATTATTAGcagtgaaaagagaaaagaattcAAAGTCAGACCCGACTTTGTGCAATTTGTCGGACCACCTCTTCTCCGCTGCTGGTGCGTAAGTGCGGGATAATGCTtctgcttcttgtttttataattttgcataataaactTAGTACAAGAGTCTTTTTTGTCACTATTTATCGCGAATAAACCTACTAAAGCATgtaagttttcagttttgttgctATGACGTCATTGCAACAAGTTGACATTGACTCGACCTTTATCATGTTGTagttgactttaaaaaatatgaagttgTGCAACCCAGTAATGGTGTGCAATTTACCTTTACTTCATAGTTAGAATAAAGCTgaagggaaaaaatgaaaatagtcCAAGGTACCAATTATGGGTTCTTTGCCGACACATATAAGAATTTGAATTGGTATTATTTGTTCAGTACAGAGGACATAATAGGGGCTCTAGACCCTGTTGGCCCCTGTTTAGAACTGCTCATGCTCGgcttttaattcatttcacatttaattttctttcaattaaaacttaatttaataattcatttcaaatcaataatttattattagaTAGACAGTGAAGAGAACTGGCCCACAGACTGTGGGAGTCAGACTCCATAACTAAGGCAAAGAGAACTAGTCCTTTGCATGATGAGGAAGTAAAGAAGTTGGAGCTGATAGTGACCCTCTCTACAGAGAGGGTCACTATCATGTCAGTAAAACATTCAGTCCATATTTAGAATGATTACGTTTCAGGTTGGAAAGAAACATGTGTAAGAAAAAGCTGGAAATGGAGTTTAAGAAGTTAAATTCATCTTCAGAGATCAACTAAATTTACTGTGATCAGCAAATTATGGTGTGCGTGATTATTTCACACATCAGATGGTAAGACTGACAACAGAGGTCCTTTGGGTTTCTATTACCATTCAActagaaatataaaatgtttggaaactcTGTTTCCACCAACACAAACAATCTAATCAGATTGTGCATCAAGTTCCATTGGTGTGTCACCAATTCAGAAATAGTTTTCCTTAGTTCTACAGAAGATGGTGTTGCTTTCATCTCTATGAAAATTAGTGGTCTACTTTGACTAATATGTGACGTTATTGTGACTGACACATTGTGTCATTTTCATATTGTGCGCCAAGCCAGTTGGTTTAATTCTTGTGCTGTGCTCAGTTTGCTTGTTAGTGGGTCATtaactgtttgtgtgtgttccaGGCTGAAACCCGGGCAGAGTTTGCAGAAAGATCTGTGGCTAAGCTGGAGAAGACCATTGATGATCTAGAAGGTATGTAATACTCTATCAGCCCTGCTTTCAGTCAGTGTGAGTAAGACCTTCCAGtcctcccagtcctcccagttaTCCTTGTTTGCAGGCAGCTCTTGCAGATGTAACTCTGAATTTGTTAGATGATTGGTTTTAATCTACAGAAATACTTAGCTTCCCTTTTAGTTGACAGTCAGTGTGTGTGACCTTGTTTTTGTAAGGATAATTTTTCCATCAAATACTACGTTGAGAGGACAGGTTTCTTCTGATGGGACCCAAACCCTGGGCCCCAGGTTTTGGGATGTGTTTTGGTTATAATTTATGTTTAGGACTacggtgtgaattgagttttgatTAGGATTAGGGTTAGGCATATACTAGGCATATTTTGCACCTGATAAATTATGCATTATTATCGCCTTTGCAggattttctaatattgtgcagGACTGTTACAATCTGTGTTTCATTGTAGAAATAATTTGATCTGTTTCTGAAGCAGCTGCCAGCTAAGGTCAACATCAGCCTGTTGAGTGTCATAAACGTGTCTCATTGAACTCTGTAGAACTTAGTATTTATATGATTTCAACTTCATCTTGAAAGGTGTGCCAGATATTATCCTTCCTGTGAATTATTTTGATGTGGAGGTTTCTaagttggttattttttaaacctttgttcttttctcttttctgttctttcatttcattgtgtttCCATCCTTCCCTGTGTTGTCCTCCTGTCCATGGCTTCTTCCAGATGAAGTGTATGCTCAGAAGCTGAAGGGCAAGGCTCTCAGTGAGGAGCTGGACCTGGCACTCAATGACATGACTACACTGTAGAAGCTTCCTCccttcctcttctcctctgTTGCCTTCCCATTTCCCCCCTGTTGCTTTGCTGGTCTCTTCTTGTTCTGCAGAAATGTTATTGGCTGGAAGATTTCTAAACATAATGCAgtaaattcagacttttttcttctttccattcTTTGAACTTACAGCTAGCACCCCTTTCACTACTACCTGTCCTGAGGTCTGGAGTTAATGTCATTCGTATTTATTGAAATCTTCTTCCCCCTCCtttctgtaataaatatttttatccttatcaaattctgtatttttcccaattttcccttttttttctttgacttgaCTTCCAAACATTAACTTTGCAGTACAGAGAATAATGCCTAATTAGTGTGAGATGGCCACAACTCAGGTACATCTGAGTTTTCTTGACACTAAATTTCTTCACGTTTGGGAAAAACGTGTGAGAAATGTTGATAAAGTGATGATG
Protein-coding regions in this window:
- the LOC103461027 gene encoding tropomyosin alpha-4 chain-like, whose product is MATLTSIDAVRRKIQNLQQQAYEAEDRAELFHMEADMERQARERAEAEVASLNRRIQLVEEELDRAQERLATALQKLEEAEKAADESERGMKVIENRATKDEEKMEIQEMQLKEAKHIAEEADRKYEEVARKLVILEGDLERSEERAEVAEAKSADLEEELKNVTNNLKSLEAQAEKYSQKEDKYEEEIKVLTEKLKEAETRAEFAERSVAKLEKTIDDLEDEVYAQKLKGKALSEELDLALNDMTTL